One Methylocystis iwaonis genomic window, CGCCCTTTCTCCGCATCGCTCCCAGCGGCTCAGAACGGAATATCGTCGTCGAGCTGATCGGAAAGGCGACCGCCGCCCGCGGGCGGAGCCGGTCGGCGCTCGGCGGGCGCGCGCTCCATGGGCGAGGAGCGGCCGAAGGAGCCGCCGCCACTGCTCTGGCCATAGCCGCCGCCTTCGTAATCGCCCTCGCCGCGGCCGCCGCCCTTGCTGTCGAGCAGCGTCATCTCGCCCCGGAAACGCGGCACGACGACTTCGGTCACGCGACGCTGATTGCCGTCCTTATCCGTATATTCGCGGGTCTGGAGCTGGCCTTCGAGATAGATCTTGGCGCCCTTGCGGCAATATTGCTCGGCGATCTTGCCCAGAGCCTCGTTGAAGATCTGGACATTGTGCCACTCGGTGCGGTCCTTGCGCTCGCCCGTGCTCTTGTCGCGCCAGGACTCGGTGGTCGCGAGCGAGAAGGAAACGACGCGGTCGCCTGACGGGAAGGTCCGCACTTCCGGATCGCGGCCCAGATTGCCGACCAGAATGACCTTGTTCACGCTACCCGCCATGTCTCTCTCCACTTGCTTTCTGCGGAGCACTCTAGTGCAACGGTTTGCCTATCTCGCGCGCGGGAATCATTTGTCCACAGATGATGCGTCGGCGCCGCCGGGCTCATGTTCTTTTTTTGTTCTAGCATCCGACAGGCGTCGGCGCAAGCGCCCTCATCCGACCCTCGCTTACGCGAGGGCCACCTTCTCCCGCAAGTGCGATCGCGCGCGGGAGAAGGAGACGTGTTGAAAGATCTGTGATCCAAAACTTGGGCGGCTCTCCCTTCTCCCGTTTACGGGAGAAGGTGGCCCCTGCGTCAGCAGGGGTCGGATGAGGGCGCCAGCTCCGCCGCCAGCTTCTCCCGATCGAGTTCATCCTCCCAGGCCGAGACCACGATCGTCGCCACGCCATTGCCGATGAAATTGGTCAGCGCGCGGCATTCGCTCATGAATTTGTCGATCCCCAGCACGAAGGACATGCCCGGCGCCAGCGAGGGATCGACGGCGGTGAGCGTCGCGGCCAGCGTCACGAAGCCCGCGCCGGAGACCCCGCTCGCGCCCTTGGAGGTCAGCATGGCGACGACAAGGATCGTCGCCTGATGGGTGAAATCCAGCTCGACGCCCATGGCCCGCGCGATGAACAGGCTCGTCAGCGTCATATAGATATTCGTGCCGTCGAGATTGAAGCTGTAGCCCATCGGCACGACGAGGCCGACGACGGATTGGGAGCAGCCGAGGCGCCGGAGCTTCTCCATCAAGGCGGGCAGGGCGCTTTCGGAAGAAGACGTGCCCAGCACGATCAACAGCTCGTCTTTGAGAAAGGCCAGGAAACGGAAGATGTTGAAGCCCACCGCCGCCGCGATCACGCCGAGCACGATGGCGACGAAAAGCGCCGACGTCAGGTAGAAGGCGCCGATCAGGCCGCCCAGCGACAGAAGCGCCGCCGAGCCGTATTTTCCGACCGTATAGGCCATGGCGCCGAAGGCGCCGATGGGCGCGGCCTTCATCACGATGCCGATGAGCGCGAACATGGCGTGGCCGGCGTCGTCGACCCAATGGCGCATCGGCCGCCCTTTCTCGCCGAGCGACAGTAGCGCAAAGCCGAAAAGCAGGGAGAAAAGCAGCACCTGAAGAATATCGCCCTTGGCGAAGGCGCCGATGGCGCTCTCCGGGATGATGTCGAGAAGGAAATCGACGCCGCTGTGCTTGGCGGCGGCTTCGGTATATTTCGCGACCGCCGCCGCGTCGGGCTTGCCGGCGAAACCCGTGCCGGGCTGCAGCAGATTGCCGACCAGAAGCCCGATCGCCAGCGCAAAGGTGGAGACAATCTCGAAATAGAGGAGCGCCTTGACGCCGACGCGGCCGACTTTCTTGGCGTCTTCGATGTGCGAGACGCCTGAAACCACTGTGCAGAAGATGATCGGCGCGATCGCCATTTTGATGAGCTTCACGAAACCGTCGCCGAGCGCCTTCACCCAATCGGCGGCGGCGATCTCCGGCGCGAGCCAGCCGAATAGCGCCCCGAGGGCAATCGCGACGAGGACCTGGACGTAGAGCAGGTGGTGAAGGGGTTTCTTCATGCCGGTCTCTGGCGCAGCCTCTATAGGCCGCGCTTATGGCGGCAAAATCCGAGCGCGTCCACGTTGGAAGATTGTTCGCAGGCGGGAGCGTCGCTAAGATTCAGCCAGATTCCAACGGGAGGAGCGCATGAGCGCGGGCGATAATGAGACCTCATTTCTCGGGCAGGGTATCCAGGGCGGCGGCTCCTTTCTCGGGGGCGGCGGTCTGACGCAATGGAGCGCCGCCGAGCCCGCGCTGCAGGCGGGCGAGGGGCTCGCCTTCGAGATCAAGGGCCATGAGCTGCAGTTCCTCGAAGCCGAGCTGCGTCCCGGCGAGGCGATGATCGCCGAGGCCGGCCAGATGATGTTCAAGGATGCGGCGGTCTCGATGGAGACCATCTTCGGCGACGGCAGCGAGCAGAATACCGGCTTTTTCGGCAAGCTCCTTGGCGGCGCCAAGCGGGTGCTCTCGGGCGCGACTTTGTTCATGACGCGTTTCGCCAATGTGAGCGGGGGCCCGGCGCGCGTCGCCTTCTCGGCGCCCTATCCGGGCAAGATCCTGGCGCTGCGTCCCGACCGCTATGGCGGCGAGTTGTTTTGCCAGCGCGAGACCTTCCTCGCGGCGGCGCAGGGCGTGAAGATCGACGTGGCCTTTCAGAAGAAGATCATGACCGGGCTTTTCGGCGGCGAAGGCTTCATCATGCAGCGCCTCGCCGGGCAGGATTGGGTGTTTGTCCACGCCGGCGGCATGGTGGTGGAGCGTGAGCTCGCGCCGGGGGAGGAGATTCACGTCGACGCCGGCTGCCTCGTCGCGCAGACCGCGACGGTCAGTTTCGACGTTGTGCCCGTCGGCGGGATCAAATCCATGATCTTCGGCGGCGAGGGCTTCTTTTTTGCGCGGCTGATCGGGCCGGGCCACGTCTGGCTGCAATCCATGCCAGTTTCTCGGCTTGCCGGCCAAATCCTGTCGCGCGCGCCGGCCCATGCCGAGGTGGGCGTGGGCCATAGCTGGGGCGGGGGCTCCGGCGGATCGTCGGGGGACTCGTCGTCGTTCGGCTCCTGGGGCGACTCGTCGGGTTCCGGCGGCGACGACGCCTGACGTCTCTAACTGTCCTCCCAGGGCTAGGGGAGCCACAGATTTCGGGAGCGTCATGGCCGGGCTTGTCCCGGCCACCCACGCCGAGGGGCACAGTCCTAACTGGACGCGTGGTCGTGAATGATAAGTTTAGGCAGGGCGTCGATGTACGCCCAGCGGTCGCCGTGGTTTGCGCGGCGTGGGTGGCCGGGACAAGCCCGGCCATGACGTGGTGTGCATTTGGTGGCCCTCTAGGGGAAGTTTGGCTGGGCGAGCCTGATCGACGAAGCAAATTATGAACGGCATTTTTTACTCACCCGTTTGAGGCCCAAATGAAACCTATCGAGCTGATATTTGCGTTGGGCGCCGGCGTTTTCTTCTCCGGCGTGGCTCATGGTGCCGGCTGTCAGCCCGGCAATGAAAAATGCCCGCTTATTTTGAAAATGAAGCGGGGTTCGGATACGATCTCGTTCTCCTGCATGTTGTCATCCGCCAAGCCGGGCTGCGCCGCGGCGTTCGAAGCCCGCGCCGGTCAGGTTGCGACCCTGCGGGGCGACCCCATCGCGCATGAAAATTTGGTCTTTCCCAGCGGCGACGGCACGGACGAGCTCGAATTGGGTCCCTACCCCCTGCCGGAAACAGGGACGTACACGCTCAAATTGTCCTATGGCGCATCCATGATGTCCCGAGACGCGAACGACCGCCCGGCGAAATACCGCTGGACGCTTCGCGTCCATTGACCCTTTTCTGCCGGGCGCAGCTCAGGGGGCCCTGCGCATCGTCTGCGATTTCCGCAACGCAACAAGTGGCGTTTGTCCCCGGCAGCGCTTAGATTAACGTTTCCCGCGTTTCTACCAGCCTTCGGCAAATGGCGAGCACCAGCAAGAAATCCGCGCAGACGCTAGAGAAGACCTTCGACGCCGCCAGACGTGCGGCCGACGAAAAGACCATCTCCATCCGAGGCGCCCGCGAGCACAATCTCAAAAACGTCGACTTGACGATCCCCCGCGACAAATTCGTGGTGTTCACGGGCTTGTCGGGCTCCGGCAAATCGTCGCTCGCCTTCGACACCATCTACGCCGAGGGCCAGCGACGCTACGTCGAGTCGCTCTCGGCCTACGCCCGCCAGTTTCTGGAAATGATGCAGAAGCCCGACGTCGATCAGATCGACGGGCTGTCGCCGGCCATTTCCATCGAGCAGAAGACGACCTCCAAAAATCCGCGCTCGACCGTGGGCACGGTCACGGAGATCCACGACTATATGCGCCTGCTCTGGGCGCGCGTGGGCGTGCCTTATTCGCCGGCCACCGGCCTGCCGATCGAGAGCCAGACGGTCTCGCAGATGGTCGACCGCGTGCTCGCTTTGCCGGAAAGCTCGCGGCTCTATCTGCTCGCGCCCGTCGTGCGCGGCCGCAAGGGTGAATATAAGAAAGAGATCGCCGAATTCACCCGGCGCGGCTTTCAGCGTTTGAAGATCGACGGCGCCTATTACGACATCGCCGACGCGCCGCCGCTCGATAAGAAGTTGAAGCACGATATCGACGTGGTCGTGGACCGCATCGTGGTCCGCAAGGATATGTCGTCGCGCCTCGCCGACAGTTTCGAAACGGCGCTGGATCTCGCCGGCGGGCTGGCGGTGATCGAATTCGCCGACAGCAAAGCCAGCGCGGAACTCGCGCAGGCGGCGGCCAATGTCTCGACCCATTATGCGCCGGGCCATATCGTCTTCTCGTCGAAATTCGCCTGCCCGGTATCGGGCTTCACCATTCCTGAGATCGAGCCGCGGCTTTTCTCCTTCAACAATCCGTTCGGCGCCTGTCCGACCTGCGGCGGCATCGGCTGCGAGCAGAAGGTCGACGCCGATCTCGTCGTGCCCAATCCGAAGCTGACCTTGCGCAAAGGGGCCGTCGCGCCTTGGGCGAAGTCCTCTTCGCCCTATTACATGCAGACGCTCGAAGCGCTGGGAAAGCACTACAAATTCCGCCTCGACAGCGCTTGGGAGGACCTGCCCGAGAAAGCGCGGAACGTCATTCTCTTCGGCTCCGGCAAGGAGGAGATCAAGTTTTCGTATGAGGACGGCTTCCGCGCCTATGACGTGAAGAAGCCCTTTGAGGGCGTCGTCATCAATCTGGAGCGGCGGTTTCTCGAAACCGATAGCGAATGGGCGCGTGAGGAGATCGGGCGCTTCATGTCGGCGACGCCGTGTCTTGCCTGCGAAGGCTTCCGCCTGAAGCCGGAAGCGCTCGCGGTGAAGATCGCCGGCAAGCATATCGGCGAGGTGTCCGAACTCTCGGTGCGCATGGCGCTCGAGTGGTTCACTAAACTTCCGGGCGAACTCGACAAGAAGAAGAACGAGATCGCCTTCCGCATCCTGAAGGAAATTCGCGAGCGGCTGACCTTCCTTGTCGACGTGGGCCTCGATTATCTGACGCTCTCGCGCAATTCCGGCACGCTGTCGGGCGGCGAGAGCCAGCGCATTCGTCTCGCCTCGCAGATCGGCTCGGGACTGACAGGCGTGCTTTACGTTCTCGATGAGCCGTCGATCGGCCTGCATCAGCGCGATAACGACCGCCTGCTCGATACGCTGCGCCGGCTGCGCAATCTCGGCAACAGCGTCATCGTCGTGGAGCATGACGAGGACGCGATACTTGCCGCTGATTATGTGGTGGACGTCGGCCCCGGCGCCGGCATTCATGGCGGGCGGATCGTGGCGCAGGGAACGCCGCAGGAGATCATGGACAATCCTGTCTCGCTGACCGGCCAATATCTCACCGGCGAGAAGCAGGTGCGGCTCGTTCACAAGCTGAGAAAGCCGACGCCGGGGCGTTGGCTCAAGCTCTCCGGCGCGCGCGGCAATAATCTCAAGGATGTCGACGCGCAAATTCCGCTGGGGCTTTTCACTGCGGTGACGGGCGTCTCCGGCGGCGGCAAGTCGACGCTCGTGATCGAAACGCTCTACAAGGCAATCGCGCGTCGCCTCAACAACGCCCATGAGGTTCCCGCGCCTTTCGATCAGCTCGAAGGGCTGGAGCATATCGACAAGATCATCGACATCGACCAATCGCCGATCGGCCGCACGCCGCGCTCCAATCCCGCGACCTATACGGGCGCCTTCACGCCGATCCGCGAATGGTTCGCCGGCCTGCCGGAGGCAAAGGCGCGCGGCTATGCGCCGGGGCGCTTCTCCTTCAATGTGAAGGGCGGGCGCTGCGAGGCCTGTCAGGGCGACGGCGTCATCAAGATCGAGATGCACTTTCTGCCGGATGTCTACGTCACCTGCGACGTCTGCAAGGGCAAGCGCTACGATCGCGAAACGCTGGAAGTGAAATATCGCGAAAAATCGATCGCGGATGTGCTCGACATGACGGTCGAGGAAGCGGCGACGCTGTTCAAGGCCGTGCCGTCGATCCGCGACAAGATGGAGACCTTGAAGCGCGTCGGCCTCGACTATGTCCACGTCGGGCAGCAGGCGACGACGCTTTCGGGCGGCGAGGCGCAGCGCGTCAAGCTGTCGAAGGAGCTGTCGCGCCGCTCAACGGGTCGGACGCTCTATATTCTCGACGAGCCGACGACGGGCCTGCATTTCCACGATGTGGCGAAACTGCTCGAAGTGCTGCATGAGCTTGTGGAGCAGGGCAATACGGTCGTCGTGATCGAGCATAATCTGGAGGTGATCAAGACCGCCGACTGGATCATCGATATGGGGCCGGAGGGCGGCGACGGCGGCGGAGAGATTGTCGCGGCGGGCCCGCCCGCCGACATCATCAAGGAAAAGCGCAGCCACACCGGCCGCTATCTGGCGGAAGTGATGACGCGGCGGCCGCTCGTCAGCGAGAAGAAGCCGGCGCGGCGGGGCGCGAAGGTGGGGTGAGGGGCTCCTGGCCTCGGTAGACCCACCTCTGCCGCTGCGCTTCGAGGCCCCAGACGGCGCCGAGCATGAAGAAGACGAAGCGCCAGTGGTCGACATCGATCTGGAAGCCTTGCAGGAACAGGCCGATCGCCGCGGGCACGACGGCTTGCGCCTGACGCTGCGCGGGCGAGAGCGTAAACATCAGCCGCAAGCCGATGAAGACTGTCACGCCGACGAGCAGAAAGAAGAGAAAGCCGCCGAGCCAGCCATTGTTGGCGAAGGCGCCGACATAGGAATTATGCGGCTCGAGATCAAAAATGAGACGGAAACGCAGCGGCCCGAACCCCATGAAACGGTCGAGCAACATCGGGATCGAGCGGAGCTGATTGCCGAAACGGCCGGTGGAGCCTTCGTCATAGTCTTGCGTGGCGGCGGTGCGCTGGGAGAAGAATTCCCGTGTCTCGGGGACTGAGAGAACCACGGCGATCACGACGCCGATCATCGCCACCGCGCCGAATGCCGCCATGACGATCCGGCGTTTCATCTTCCTGTTTGTCGAGCTGACGAAGACGGAGGCGAGCATCAGAACGAAAGCGACGACCGTCGCGCCATAGGAGCCGCGCGAGAAAGACAGAAACATGCCGAGGAAAACGACGAGCAGCATCGCGCCTGTGAGAATGACGCTGCGCGTTGGTCCGACAATCAGCCGGTGCGCCAGAGCGACGATCGGCAGCACGAGAAAGGAGCCGAGAACATTGGGGTCTTTGAACGTGCCGGAGGCGCGGCCCGCATGCAGGAAAACGCCTTCGCCAAACCCGGGGATGCCGGAATAGCCAAGAATGCCGGCGATCGACGCGATCAGCGCGCCAGCGATATAAGCATTAAGACATAAACCCACGCGGCGGTTCGTTTCATTGCCCATGAAGAGCGCATAGAACAGGCCGGTGAGAACGAGATAGGCCGACTGATACTGGTAGAGTGATGAATCGGCGCTGTCCCAATAGGGAATGAGCGCCAGAAAGCCCATAATCGTATAGGCGATGATCAGAAAGGCGAAGACGAGAAAGCTGCGGTTGATCGAAAAGCCGCCGAGAAACCAGAGCGGCATGGCGACGAGCGAGGCGAAGTCATAGGGCGAGGGCTCGATGATCGCGATGGCGCCGCAAGCCACGAATATAAAGACGGCGACGTCGACGAGGCGCTGGTAGTTGACGACCAAGCCGGTCTTTTGCGCGGCGGCGTCTATCATCCGTTGCGACTCTCAGCGGTCTGCGGCCCGCGCCGCAATGGCGTCGCGATAGCCTTGCAGAACATCGTCGACCATGCGCGAGACCGAAAACCGCGAGGCGACATAAGTCGAGAGCGCCCGCGCTTCCTCATGGAGCGTCTCCGCCGGTTGGGAGAGGAGACGCGCGAGAGCGTCCGCCAGGATTTCCGGGTTGTCGGGTTGAATGAGGCGATCTGCATAGGGCCCGAAGATTTCCGGCACGCCGCCTACATTGGTGGCGACGAGCGGAACGCCCGCCGCCGCCGCTTCCAGCACGATATAGGGTAGGGATTCGAAGCGGCTCGGCACGACCATCGCGCGCCCCAAAGCGAAAGCCTCGCGCGCGGGCCGCGGGCTCCCGAAAACGATCCTGTCCGCCAGACCGGCCTCTTGCGCCTGGCGTTCGAGCGCAGCTCTATTTGGCCCGCCGCCGATCAGCAGAAGGCGTGGCGTCAGGCCGCGTCGACCCAGCAACACCATGGCGTCGATCAGCGTGTCGATGCCTTTGGCGTCGCGCAGCTCGCCGACATAAAGCAGATCCACGGCGTCCGCCCGCGGTTGCACGGGCGCGAATTCGTCCTCGGAAACGCCATTGGGAATGATGCGCGCGAGGCCCTTCGGCTTGCCGACGAACGCCTCGAAGCGGGAGGCGATAAAGGCGCTCTCGAACAACAGCGCGTCGGTGCGCGTGGCAAGCAAGGCTTCCATCGCCATGAAGATGCGATGGCTGAGAGAGCCGGGCTCGTAATTGAGGCTTCCGCCATGCGGCGTGTAGATGCGGACGGGGCTATTATCCCCGGAGAACAAGCCGTTCGCGCGCGCATAAACGCCGCCCTTCGAGCCATGGCCATGGACGACATCGGGTTTCAACGCCGCGATGCGCTTGTTGATCGCGATGGCGGCCCCAAGGTCGGAGGGATGCGGCAAACGGTGGATCGGCAGGCGCATGACGCCGAGAGAAAGCTTGGGGAGCAGTTCGGCGAATTGTTTTTCAGCCGCCGCGCCGCCGGTGGTCGAGTCCGCGATCAGGCCGACCGCATGGCCGCGCGCGATTTGCGCTCGCGTCAGATCGAGCACATGGCGAAACAGGCCGCCCACGGGGGCGCGAAACACATGCACAATGCGTAGCGGCGCTGCCGAATGTTCCGCGGACTGCTGCACCAGGGATGTCCTTTTCCCTCTGCTTTATCGCGCCGCTCAGCAGAGTCGCCCATTTTCGCCCCAAGCGACTATTTTGCTTCTTGCTTAAGAATAAGTTAGCGGCGCCCGAGGATCGGGCGCCGCTGCAGGAATTTTTGCTCTTCATAGCCACTGTCATTCCTCACCTTATTGAGGATTTCGATCACCATTTGCTCTATGGGTTCGCGTGGGCGCGTAGTGGCCCAGCATTCGGGCAGCGAAGCGCTTGCCGAGGCTGCTTTGCAAAAGCGGGCCGCGCGTGAAGGCGGAACGATAATTGCCTTGACTGAACACCATTATGGTGTAACGCCGTATGAATGAAAAGCGGAAGCCGACCTACGATTTGGCAGCTTTTAAGTTGGCTTGCGGGGACGCCGATAAGCTCAATGCTACGGGCACGGCTGTGCGGAGCGCTGCGGCCTTGGGTTTCGGCCGAGTGGACATCGCCGCAACGATTCAGACCATGCAGCGCGACCATTTCTACAAATCCATGACCTCTTACGCAGATCATCGGATTTGGCAGGACGTCTATCACGTGCCCTCGCCGGTCGGCGCGCTTTACATCAAGTTCACGGCCGACGCCGTGACGGAATTTTTGTTGCTGTCGTTCAAGGAGAAAGACAATGACTAATCCAGTCTGTCCGACGACGGGAGCGCCGATGCAGCGCGGGGTGCGTCCCATGACCCTCGACTACAAAGGCGCGAGCATCACCTTCGACATGCCCGGCTGGTATTGTGAGGAGTCCGGCGAAAGCATCCACACGGGCGAGGACATGAAGGTGTCCGACCGCGCCCTTAATCGGCTCAAAGCCGAGAGAGAGGGCTTGCCTTCGCCGGAGGAGATCAAGCGCATTCGTACCAAGCTGGGGTTGACCCAAGAGCAAGCCGGCGAGCTAATCGGCGGCGGGCCGCGCGCCTTCCAAAAATACGAGGCGGGCGATCTTCTGCCCAGTCGTGCGATTGGCAGTGCGCTCGCATTGCTCGATCATGACCCTTCGGGCTTGGCCGTGCTGTCTGCACGGCCGCGTCCGGCCTCCCCGCCTTCGTTCGGCGAACTCCGCGCGGGCGATTAATGGGGCAGTTTTGACTGAGGCAATTTCGTAGCTTTGCTGCAGCAAATGGCAAGGACGGGCGAACAGTCCGACCGCCCGTAAATGCTTTCGCAAGACTCTCGACCGGAAACCAGAGCCAAGCTGCGCTGCTCTGGATCCCCGACGCTTCGCTTACGCGAAGCGTCGGGGACGACGCTCAAGCTAGCCTCAGTTGCGCACCGAAGCCGGCTTCTGATCGGGCTCCGACGACTCGGGGCCACCGGCCGTCGCTTCCGGCTCGTCGGCGCTCGCGCGCTTCTTGCCGGCTTCGATAATGTCGCGCTCGGGACGCGGCAGCACCGGGCCTTCCGGGAAGACGAAGCCGAGCTTCTTCTCGCCCTTGTCGTCGCCGACGACCACCACGCGCACGGCGCCGCCATTCTTGAGGCGGCCGAACAGCACCTCGTCGGCCAGCGGCGTCTTGATCGACTGATGGATGACGCGGGACATCGGCCGCGCGCCCATCGCCTCGTCATAGCCGTGCTCGACGAGCCAGCCGCGCGCTTCATCGGTGAGCTCGATAGTGACGTTGCGGTCGGCGAGCTGCGCCTCGAGCTGCATGATGAATTTGTCGACGACACGCTTGATGACATCCACCGGCAGATGGCCGAAGGGCACGATCGCGTCGAGACGGTTGCGGAATTCCGGCGCGAACAGCCGGTTGATCGCCTCGCTGTCGTCGAGATGGGCGCGGGTGCGGGTAAAGCCGATCGGCGTGCGGGCGAGATCGGCCGCGCCCGCATTGGTCGTCATGATGAGAATGACATTGCGGAAGTCGATCGTCTTGCCGTTGTGGTCGGTGAGCTTCCCGTGGTCCATGACCTGCAGCAGAATATTGTAGAGGTCGGGATGCGCCTTCTCGATCTCGTCGAGTAGCAGAACGCAATGCGGATGCTGGTCGATTGCGTCGGTCAGCAGGCCGCCCTGGTCGAAGCCGACATAGCCGGGAGGCGCGCCGATAAGCCGGCTCACCGTGTGGCGCTCCATATATTCCGACATGTCGAAGCGCACGAGCTCGATGCCGAGCGAAGTGGCAAGTTGGCGCGCGGCCTCTGTCTTGCCGACGCCCGTGGGGCCCGAGAAGAGATAGCAGCCGATCGGCTTCTCTTGGTCGCGCAAGCCGGCGCGCGCGAGCTTGATCGCCGAGGTGAGGGCGCCGATCGCCTTCTCCTGACCGTAGACCACGCGCCGCAGCGTCTCGTCGAGATGGGCGAGCACTTCGGCGTCGTCCTTGGAGACGGTCTTGGGCGGGATGCGCGCCATGGTGGCGATTGTCGCCTCGATCTCTTTGAGGCCGATCGTCTTCTTGCGCTTGTTCTCGGCGAGCAGCATCTGCGCCGCGCCGGTCTCGTCGATCACGTCGATGGCTTTGTCGGGAAGCTTACGGTCGTGAATGTAACGGGCCGAAAGCTCCACCGCCGCCTTCAAAGCGTCATTGGTGTAGCGGATCTTGTGGAACTCTTCGAAATAGGGCTTCAGACCCTTGATGATTTCGATGGCGTCCGGGATCGACGGCTCATTGACGTCGATCTTCTGGAAGCGACGCACGAGCGCGCGATCCTTTTCGAAATACTGGCGGTATTCCTTATAGGTCGTCGAGCCGATGCAGCGCAGCACGCCCTGGGCGAGCGCGGGCTTCAACAGATTGGAGGCGTCCATGGCGCCGCCCGAGGTGGCGCCGGCGCCGATGACGGTGTGAATTTCGTCGATGAAGAGGATCGCGTCCTTGTGGTTCTCGATCTCTTTGACGA contains:
- the clpA gene encoding ATP-dependent Clp protease ATP-binding subunit ClpA; translated protein: MPTFSRNLKQTLDRALASARERHHEYATLEHLLLSLIEDADASAVLRACSVDLELLAKNLRDYIDRELDNLVNEDADECKPTAGFQRVVQRAIISVQSSGREDVSGANVLVALFAERESHAVYFLQEQDMTRYDAVNYISHGIAKRPGLSDQTRAPRGVEEDGERAEGRETRDGESRKKEGALEAYCVNLNKKARDGRIDPLIGREAEVLRTIQVLCRRHKNNPLLVGDPGVGKTAIAEGLARKIIQGEVPDVLGNATVFALDMGALLAGTRYRGDFEERLKQVVKEIENHKDAILFIDEIHTVIGAGATSGGAMDASNLLKPALAQGVLRCIGSTTYKEYRQYFEKDRALVRRFQKIDVNEPSIPDAIEIIKGLKPYFEEFHKIRYTNDALKAAVELSARYIHDRKLPDKAIDVIDETGAAQMLLAENKRKKTIGLKEIEATIATMARIPPKTVSKDDAEVLAHLDETLRRVVYGQEKAIGALTSAIKLARAGLRDQEKPIGCYLFSGPTGVGKTEAARQLATSLGIELVRFDMSEYMERHTVSRLIGAPPGYVGFDQGGLLTDAIDQHPHCVLLLDEIEKAHPDLYNILLQVMDHGKLTDHNGKTIDFRNVILIMTTNAGAADLARTPIGFTRTRAHLDDSEAINRLFAPEFRNRLDAIVPFGHLPVDVIKRVVDKFIMQLEAQLADRNVTIELTDEARGWLVEHGYDEAMGARPMSRVIHQSIKTPLADEVLFGRLKNGGAVRVVVVGDDKGEKKLGFVFPEGPVLPRPERDIIEAGKKRASADEPEATAGGPESSEPDQKPASVRN